A single genomic interval of Daucus carota subsp. sativus chromosome 1, DH1 v3.0, whole genome shotgun sequence harbors:
- the LOC108204768 gene encoding UDP-N-acetylmuramoyl-L-alanyl-D-glutamate--2,6-diaminopimelate ligase MurE homolog, chloroplastic, whose translation MTLHTIFTLSPPLPISLKSSFPPKFLKTHCPNFPIFRIKSPLSLTPFAIGPDGKFYPTPSDNDPPEAAEDATHGVNKYTQISRQASRARKIADEEYKKDQSIFLNAIADVEDAPDNPNLAEENDSGDDLFGEIDKAIALKRKEFVKQGLLKPNPKKEKGKAGEVVDELEPEEADDLEEIDELQGLAGNVEDSELESSDLEVSDDDLRKNDLSDNESFDVDFNSFGSGKARIVDPKFRMTLAELLDESKVVPVSVYGNLEIEITGIQHDSRMVESGDLFVCCVGKKNDGHLFLSEADKRGAVAVVASKEIDIEDTLGCKALVLVEDTSAVLAALSASFFRYPSKKMSVIGITGTNGKTTTSYLIKGMYEAMGVRTGMLSSVEYYIHGDNKLESPHTAPDTVLVQKLMAKMEHNGTEALVMEASSHGLASGRCDEIDFDIAVFTNLTKGHSDFDGSEEEYRDAKAKLFSRMVDPERHRKIVNIDDPHAAFFISQGNPEVPVVTFAMENKNADIHPLKYELSLFETQVLVNTPQGILEISSGLLGRHNIYNILAAVAVGIAVGAPLEDIVRGIEEVDAVPGRCELIDEEQAFGVIVDYANTPDGLSRLLDLVRELGPRRVITVIGCCGESERGKRPLMTKISTEKSDVTLLTSDNPRNEDPLDILDDMLSGVGMTMQDYLKHGENDYYPPLPNGNRLFLHDIRRVAVRAAVAMGEEGDVVVVAGKGHETYDIEGDKKEFFDDREECREALQYVDELHQAGIDTSEFPWRLPESH comes from the exons ATGACACTCCACACTATCTTTACTCTGTCTCCCCCACTTCCCATCTCTCTAAAATCTTCGTTTCCACCCAAATTCTTGAAAACCCACTGCCCTAATTTCCCAATTTTTCGAATAAAATCCCCTCTTTCTCTAACCCCATTTGCCATTGGCCCTGATGGAAAATTCTACCCAACCCCATCTGACAACGACCCACCTGAAGCCGCTGAAGACGCTACTCATGGTGTTAATAAGTACACCCAGATCAGTCGCCAGGCTTCTCGGGCTCGAAAAATCGCAGATGAGGAATACAAGAAAGACCAGTCCATTTTTCTGAATGCCATTGCTGATGTGGAAGATGCACCAGACAATCCCAATTTAGCTGAGGAAAATGATTCTGGGGATGATTTGTTTGGGGAAATTGATAAAGCTATTGCCTTGAAAAGAAAAGAGTTTGTTAAGCAAGGCTTGTTGAAGCCGAACCCGAAGAAGGAGAAAGGGAAGGCTGGTGAAGTGGTTGATGAATTGGAGCCTGAAGAAGCTGATGATTTGGAGGAGATTGATGAGTTACAGGGATTGGCTGGCAATGTCGAGGACTCGGAGTTGGAAAGTTCTGATCTTGAGGTTAGTGATGATGATTTGAGAAAGAATGATTTGTCTGATAATGAATCTTTTGATGTTGATTTCAATAGTTTTGGTAGTGGTAAAGCTAGAATTGTTGATCCTAAGTTTAGAATGACATTAGCTGAGCTTTTGGATGAAAGTAAGGTTGTTCCAGTGTCGGTCTACGGGAATTTAGAAATTGAGATTACGGGTATTCAACATGACTCGAGGATGGTTGAGTCGGgtgatttgtttgtttgttgtgTTGGGAAGAAGAATGATGGGCATTTGTTTTTAAGTGAGGCTGATAAGAGAGGGGCTGTTGCGGTTGTGGCAAGTAAGGAGATAGATATTGAAGATACGTTAGGATGTAAGGCATTGGTTCTTGTTGAAGATACAAGTGCGGTTCTTGCAGCATTGTCTGCATCGTTTTTTAGGTATCCGTCGAAGAAGATGTCTGTTATAGGAATAACGGGAACAAATGGTAAGACAACTACTTCATACTTAATCAAGGGAATGTATGAAGCTATGGGAGTGAGAACTGGAATGTTAAGTTCCGTGGAATACTATATACATGGGGATAACAAGTTGGAGTCACCACATACGGCACCAGATACTGTTCTAGTTCAGAAATTAATGGCAAAGATGGAGCATAATGGGACAGAAGCTCTTGTTATGGAAGCTTCTTCACATGGACTTGCTTCAGGGAGGTGTGATGAAATCGATTTTGATATTGCAGTTTTCACTAATTTGACTAAAGGTCATTCGGATTTTGATGGGTCTGAGGAAGAATATAGGGATGCCAAGGCAAAGTTATTCTCGAGGATGGTGGACCCAGAAAGGCACCGGAAAATTGTTAACATTGATGACCCACATGCAGCTTTCTTTATATCCCAAGGGAACCCAGAAGTGCCTGTGGTGACCTTTGCCATGGAGAATAAAAATGCTGATATTCATCCATTAAAGTATGAATTATCCTTGTTTGAGACACAGGTGTTAGTTAACACACCTCAGGGTATATTGGAGATCTCATCAGGTTTGCTGGGTAGGCATAACATTTACAATATCCTAGCAGCTGTTGCAGTCGGAATTGCAGTTGGGGCACCTTTAGAGGATATTGTTAGAGGTATTGAAGAGGTTGATGCGGTGCCGGGTAGATGCGAGTTGATAGATGAGGAGCAGGCCTTTGGGGTAATAGTGGACTATGCAAATACTCCTGATGGTCTGTCTAGACTCCTTGATCTTGTCAGGGAGCTTGGTCCAAGGAGGGTCATTACAG TTATTGGGTGTTgtggagagagcgagagagggaAGAGGCCATTGATGACAAAAATCTCAACAGAGAAAAGTGATGTGACTTTGTTAACATCTGACAATCCAAGAAACGAGGATCCAT TGGACATCTTGGATGACATGTTGTCTGGTGTGGGGATGACTATGCAGGATTACTTGAAACATGGAGAAAATGACTATTACCCGCCACTTCCCAATGGTAACAGACTTTTTCTTCATGACATTAGACGGGTAGCTGTACGTGCTGCTGTTGCCATGGGCGAGGAAGGTGACGTTGTG GTGGTTGCTGGCAAAGGCCATGAAACATATGATATTGAGGGTGACAAAAAGGAGTTCTTTGATGATCGTGAAGAATGCCGAGAAGCGTTGCAGTATGTTGATGAACTTCACCAAGCAGGAATTGACACGAGTGAATTTCCATGGCG GTTGCCGGAGAGTCATTGA